The following proteins come from a genomic window of Leucoraja erinacea ecotype New England chromosome 1, Leri_hhj_1, whole genome shotgun sequence:
- the LOC129701866 gene encoding protocadherin-18-like: MEKKSAGCRSVWLLAALLSWTCREAAGIAVRYQVYEEQPVGTVIGRLSETLADQLNPSSKQFRVMQRDNSSLLSVREEDGLVSIAERLDREQLCKPTTPCTISFDVITLPTEHLQLLQVEVLVLDINDNSPHFPRSVIPVEIFESASVGARFPLDSAVDPDVGNNSLYTYSLTPNEHFALEVRTRTDGAKYADLMVIRELDRERQGSYELRLTAFDRGVPPKSGSSLVKVNIADSNDNSPVFEQSTYTIELPENSPQGSLLLDLNATDPDEGSNGKVIYSFSSHVPPQVMETFYIDADTGHLVLLKSVDYEVSQSYEIDGQAQDLGPNSIPAHCKIVIRVVDVNDNPPEIAITLMPLGNDVASVPEGAHKETLIAVVRVEDRDSGVNGQVGCRLQGHRHFKLQQTNEKNYVIQTNETLDREKIAQYKLKIIAEDKGTPSLTSIQYVTVQITDVNDNAPQFEKSKYELLLDENNLPGAFITLMTATDVDFAKNGQVTYTILESYISGSSITTYLTIEPSTGAIYALRTFDREEINTISLVVQARDGGTPQLSNNTTVVLTILDQNDNAPTILKPALRNGTAEIPIPSDVRPNYMVTTIAAIDYDYGINAEFTCTLLDGNQNGHFIVDPRTCDIYTNDTFVFAQGKSWDLTVAVQDKGTPRLSAVATLKIVLTEPRKDIYHDEKSNLDDSMIIIISLGVICAVLLLIMAMFATRCNREKKDTRSYNCRVAESTYQHHPKRPSRQIHKGDITLVHTATGTLPIRSQHRASPSASPTLSGMERGQMCSRQTNHSRQSLNSLVTLSSNHLPENFSLELTHTSPPVEQVSQLLSMLHQGQYQPRPSFRGNKYSRSYRYALQDMDKFSLKDSGRGDSEAGDSDYDLGRDSPIDRLLGEGFSDLFVTDNHRFHPAMKLCTDECKVLGHSDQCWMPPLSTGVSADYRSNMFIPGEDPQQPKEDDCDSSDSTEKKKSFLTFGKDSQNEDAEDLGTSSLLTEMNSVFQRLLPPQMDMYTECNGVGSGSSLENKKGHLALKPLPYPQGVAAWAACTHFQNPVNSVSLAPVNHVNPQPLSKWLPAMEEIPENYEEDEFDNVLSQLAPCKRESKHELIDASELVAEINKLLQDVRQS, from the exons ATGGAGAAGAAGAGTGCGGGATGCCGGAGTGTTTGGTTATTGGCGGCGTTGCTCAGCTGGACGTGCCGGGAAGCGGCGGGCATTGCGGTGAGGTACCAAGTGTACGAGGAGCAGCCGGTCGGCACGGTGATCGGCAGACTTTCGGAAACTTTAGCCGACCAGTTAAACCCTTCGTCCAAGCAGTTCCGCGTGATGCAGAGGGATAACTCGTCGCTGCTGTCCGTGAGGGAGGAGGACGGGCTGGTGAGCATCGCCGAGCGGCTGGACAGGGAGCAGCTGTGCAAGCCCaccaccccctgcaccatcagcTTCGATGTCATCACCCTGCCCACCGAACATCTGCAGCTGCTCCAGGTCGAGGTGCTGGTGCTCGACATCAACGACAACTCGCCTCACTTCCCCCGCTCCGTCATCCCGGTGGAAATCTTCGAGAGCGCCTCGGTGGGAGCTCGCTTTCCCCTGGATAGCGCAGTCGACCCCGACGTGGGGAACAACTCGCTCTACACTTACTCGCTCACCCCCAACGAGCACTTCGCGCTGGAAGTCCGCACCAGGACGGACGGCGCCAAGTACGCCGACCTCATGGTGATCCGCGAACTGGACAGGGAGCGGCAGGGGAGCTACGAACTGCGCCTCACCGCCTTCGACCGAGGCGTGCCCCCCAAATCGGGATCCTCCCTCGTTAAAGTCAACATCGCTGACTCGAACGACAACAGCCCGGTTTTTGAACAATCCACTTACACCATCGAACTGCCCGAGAACTCGCCCCAGGGCTCGCTGCTCCTTGACCTGAACGCGACTGATCCGGACGAAGGTAGTAATGGAAAAGTAATCTACTCCTTCAGCAGTCACGTGCCCCCCCAGGTTATGGAGACCTTCTACATTGACGCCGACACTGGCCACTTGGTCCTCCTTAAGTCAGTAGACTACGAGGTCAGCCAGAGCTACGAGATCGACGGCCAAGCACAAGATCTGGGACCCAACTCCATCCCGGCCCATTGCAAGATCGTCATCAGAGTGGTGGATGTGAACGACAACCCTCCGGAGATTGCCATCACCCTGATGCCCTTGGGTAACGACGTGGCTTCTGTGCCCGAGGGGGCACACAAAGAGACCTTAATCGCCGTGGTCCGGGTCGAGGATAGAGACTCGGGGGTCAACGGGCAGGTGGGGTGCAGATTGCAAGGACACCGGCACTTCAAACTTCAACAGACCAATGAGAAAAACTACGTGATCCAGACCAACGAGACTCTGGATAGAGAGAAAATCGCCCAGTACAAGCTGAAAATCATTGCAGAAGACAAGGGCACTCCAAGTTTAACCAGCATCCAATATGTGACCGTCCAGATAACCGATGTGAATGACAATGCTCCTCAATTCGAAAAGAGTAAATATGAATTGTTGCTTGATGAAAACAACTTGCCTGGTGCATTCATCACCTTAATGACAGCCACCGATGTGGACTTTGCTAAGAATGGCCAGGTCACCTATACAATTCTGGAGTCATACATTTCTGGAAGCTCTATCACTACCTACCTCACTATTGAGCCATCGACTGGGGCAATTTATGCACTTAGGACCTTTGACCGTGAAGAGATCAACACAATTTCATTGGTAGTCCAGGCCAGGGATGGAGGCACCCCTCAACTCAGCAACAACACCACCGTCGTTTTGACTATTCTTGATCAAAATGATAATGCACCGACTATTTTAAAGCCTGCTCTGCGCAATGGAACAGCAGAGATTCCAATTCCtagtgatgttaggcccaattATATGGTGACCACCATTGCAGCAATTGATTATGACTATGGCATCAATGCAGAATTTACCTGTACACTCCTTGATGGTAATCAAAATGGACATTTCATTGTGGATCCAAGAACTTGTGACATTTACACAAATGATACTTTCGTTTTTGCTCAAGGGAAAAGCTGGGACCTTACTGTGGCTGTGCAAGATAAAGGAACTCCACGACTCAGTGCAGTGGCTACCTTGAAAATCGTGTTGACCGAACCAAGAAAAGATATTTACCATGATGAAAAAAGTAATTTAGATGACTCCATGATCATCATTATATCATTGGGTGTAATCTGTGCTGTTTTGCTCCTCATCATGGCTATGTTTGCCACAAGATGCAATCGGGAGAAAAAGGACACCAGATCTTATAACTGTCGAGTAGCAGAATCCACCTATCAACATCATCCTAAAAGACCATCAAGGCAGATTCACAAAGGAGACATTACTCTGGTGCACACTGCTACAGGCACTCTGCCCATCAGATCCCAACATAGGGCTTCTCCTTCCGCCTCACCGACCCTTTCAGGAATGGAGCGGGGTCAGATGTGCAGCAGACAAACTAATCATAGCCGGCAATCTCTCAACAGTTTGGTGACCTTATCCTCCAACCATTTGCCTGAGAACTTTTCGCTGGAGCTCACACATACCTCCCCACCAGTTGAG CAAGTTTCCCAGCTTTTGAGCATGCTGCATCAAGGTCAATATCAGCCAAGACCAAGTTTCCGTGGAAACAAATATTCTAGAAGCTACAG ATATGCTCTGCAAGATATGGACAAATTCAGTCTGAAAGACAGTGGTAGAGGTGACAGTGAAGCTGGTGACAGTGATTATGATTTGGGAAGGGATTCTCCCATTGACAGACTTCTGGGTGAAGGCTTCAGTGATCTTTTTGTGACTGACAACCATCGATTTCATCCAG CAATGAAGCTGTGCACAGATGAATGCAAAGTACTGGGACATTCTGATCAATGCTGGATGCCTCCCTTGTCTACAGGGGTTTCTGCTGATTACAGAAGCAACATGTTTATTCCTGGTGAGGATCCACAGCAGCCAAAGGAAGATGATTGTGACTCTTCAGATTCCACTGAGAAGAAAAAAAGCTTTTTGACCTTTGGCAAAGACTCCCAGAATGAAGACGCAGAGGACCTGGGAACCTCCTCTCTCCTAACTGAAATGAACAGTGTTTTCCAACGACTACTGCCTCCACAGATGGACATGTACACAGAATGCAATGGGGTTGGCAGTGGAAGCTCTTTGGAAAATAAAAAAGGACACTTGGCATTAAAGCCACTTCCCTACCCACAAGGGGTAGCAGCTTGGGCGGCATGCACTCATTTCCAGAATCCAGTGAACAGTGTTAGTCTTGCTCCTGTAAATCATGTAAACCCACAACCTCTTTCTAAGTGGTTGCCTGCCATGGAGGAAATCCCAGAGAATTACGAAGAAGATGAATTTGATAATGTTCTCAGCCAGCTTGCTCCTTGTAAGCGTGAGAGTAAACATGAACTAATTGATGCCAGTGAACTTGTGGCAGAAATTAACAAACTTTTACAAGATGTTCGTCAAAGCTAA